The following proteins are co-located in the Corynebacterium aquilae DSM 44791 genome:
- a CDS encoding thioesterase family protein, with translation MGLEIGQKNIRRFTVTPDHTIPAILPGEEAFGCMPEVFTTGCLLAVMELACIEHLSPELSVDQMSVGIEANLTHTAPCTVGTALEVVAVVTSRTKNVVCWEVSVFTQSGAVLMGAATHKRAIVNREQFIQKVNSQTEIIGGAELSHN, from the coding sequence ATGGGTCTTGAAATTGGTCAAAAAAATATACGACGGTTTACTGTAACGCCTGATCATACGATCCCGGCTATCCTCCCGGGCGAAGAGGCGTTTGGGTGCATGCCGGAGGTCTTTACTACAGGTTGTTTGCTTGCAGTAATGGAGCTGGCGTGCATCGAGCATCTGAGTCCGGAGCTTAGCGTTGATCAAATGAGCGTAGGTATCGAGGCCAACCTCACTCACACGGCGCCTTGTACAGTGGGAACCGCTCTTGAAGTTGTAGCGGTTGTAACTTCTCGAACTAAAAACGTTGTTTGTTGGGAAGTGTCAGTGTTCACCCAGTCGGGCGCGGTGTTGATGGGGGCCGCTACGCATAAGCGAGCAATCGTTAACCGTGAGCAATTCATTCAAAAGGTGAACTCTCAAACTGAAATAATCGGTGGCGCAGAGCTTAGCCATAACTAG